Proteins from a genomic interval of Sphingobacterium lactis:
- a CDS encoding SusC/RagA family TonB-linked outer membrane protein — MKYDYYAGAFLSPNGMRLPKKLMLTCLILMISFCASGVLMAQKINLNEKNATIQTVLNKIKKQSKVDILGDMGLVKGAKKVNIQVSEKPLSDVLAQLSRGQDFDLILSNNTILIKNKNEARVIAGQRNTAGVQQDTYRLRGKVTDAHGKPLAGVTVKVNTSNNWASFTSQQGTFEIIVSKNSELIFSMLGYESQVVKVNGRTEISIRMEESNNQIEETVVTGYSTKSKNSFTGASTTITREQLEKFNNRNIFSIIQNLDPAFKLTVDNAAGSDPNRIPDITVRGQNMVTGTDRNRGENQRGSYAVNTPLIIMDGFQIDIERLYDFDMNRIESITLLKDASATALYGSRGANGVLVIETRLPKDGKLTVSYSLQPSTVVVDLSDYNLMNAKEKLQFEQLAGVYADKQPERQELLNNLYLEKYLAAESGVNTDWISQPVRSTTSFAHSLRLEGGTGQVRYSIDGNYGDTKGVMKGSDRNRAGAGFTLMYRIADKITFRNMANFTSAKANNSPYGSFSQYTMINPYYAIHDANGDLIREYNKSYSDLMGGGRAHIVYNPLYDAQLPYASKSNSSSISNNVSLEYYVLPNFRIAASGVITKSYNSAESFTSPQNSYFLLNNAPANQRGGYSHDSGEGMNVSGTLSLNYGLNLGKHVLNVLAVSEIISRKSKTTGYSVVGFLDDRYLTPKMASQYATGSLPRYTDLTSRLLGNLVNLTYNYDQRFVLESNFRLDGSSAFGKEKRFTSYWSTGLAYNLHAEKFMKDFPVRMLRIFGNYGISGADSFSPTMTNTAYLAEARNGIYYKQLGYNYESEGNANLSWPQIHSLSAGIDGSILDDRVNMRFNVYHKRTKNMVSEISVAPSIGLALNQYFENIGEVTNKGVEAYVNLEVIRNTGSGFSWFLNASAAKNTNKLTKISDALRKLNEDNNKKMPGEVFIPQTPYFEEGKSLDNIKGVLSLGIDPATGKEIFQRRDGSLTNVWDAMDIQVLAEAQPKFAGNFGTTLNYKGFSIQAIFNYVVGVPTYNGTLVSKIENVEPRYNADRRALEERWKQPGDITTYKGITEKTATQLTSRFIQEDNSIRLGSLNFNYVFNGDWMTRLKIQRARVNFSMNDLFHISSIRMERGTDYPFARTFNFGLSVDY, encoded by the coding sequence ATGAAGTATGATTACTATGCTGGGGCTTTCCTAAGTCCCAATGGGATGCGATTGCCCAAAAAATTGATGCTTACTTGCTTGATCTTGATGATATCTTTCTGTGCTAGCGGGGTTTTAATGGCGCAGAAAATCAACTTGAACGAGAAGAACGCAACCATTCAAACGGTGTTGAATAAGATTAAGAAACAGAGTAAGGTGGACATACTCGGGGATATGGGATTGGTGAAGGGTGCAAAGAAGGTCAATATCCAAGTGTCTGAAAAGCCTTTGTCCGATGTGCTCGCTCAACTGAGCAGAGGACAGGATTTTGATCTTATACTTTCCAATAACACCATTCTGATCAAGAATAAGAATGAAGCCCGTGTCATCGCCGGTCAACGGAACACCGCCGGGGTCCAACAAGATACCTACCGCTTGCGCGGAAAGGTGACGGATGCCCATGGCAAGCCATTGGCAGGGGTTACGGTAAAGGTGAATACCTCCAACAATTGGGCTAGTTTCACGTCCCAACAGGGAACATTTGAAATTATTGTTTCCAAAAACTCCGAACTTATATTCTCGATGTTGGGCTATGAATCCCAGGTGGTTAAAGTAAATGGTCGCACGGAAATTAGCATCCGTATGGAGGAAAGCAACAACCAGATTGAAGAAACCGTGGTAACGGGATATAGCACCAAGAGTAAAAATTCTTTTACTGGCGCAAGTACGACCATTACAAGGGAGCAGTTGGAAAAATTCAATAACCGCAATATCTTTTCCATAATCCAAAACTTAGATCCTGCCTTCAAGTTAACAGTGGATAATGCTGCAGGATCCGATCCGAACCGCATTCCAGATATCACTGTTCGTGGTCAGAATATGGTGACGGGGACAGACCGGAATAGGGGAGAAAATCAACGCGGTAGTTATGCGGTAAATACGCCATTGATCATCATGGATGGTTTTCAGATCGATATCGAACGTTTGTATGACTTTGATATGAACAGGATCGAATCCATCACCTTGTTGAAAGATGCCAGTGCAACCGCCCTATATGGTTCGCGTGGTGCAAATGGTGTATTGGTCATTGAAACAAGATTGCCTAAAGATGGAAAATTGACCGTTTCCTATTCCCTACAACCATCGACTGTTGTCGTGGATCTGTCGGATTACAATTTGATGAATGCGAAAGAGAAATTGCAATTTGAGCAGTTGGCAGGCGTATATGCTGATAAACAGCCCGAACGTCAAGAATTATTGAATAACCTCTATTTGGAAAAGTACTTAGCGGCGGAATCAGGTGTAAATACCGATTGGATTTCACAACCGGTACGTTCCACCACGTCCTTCGCCCACTCCCTTCGTCTTGAAGGTGGAACGGGACAGGTGCGTTATAGCATCGATGGAAATTATGGCGACACCAAGGGTGTCATGAAGGGCTCCGACAGAAACCGTGCAGGCGCAGGTTTTACCCTGATGTACCGAATTGCGGATAAGATTACCTTCAGGAATATGGCAAATTTCACCTCCGCCAAAGCCAATAATTCCCCTTACGGTTCCTTTTCACAGTATACCATGATCAATCCCTATTATGCCATTCATGATGCAAACGGAGACCTGATCCGGGAATACAATAAATCGTATTCCGATCTGATGGGTGGAGGACGTGCTCATATTGTGTATAACCCATTGTATGATGCCCAATTGCCGTACGCAAGCAAATCCAACAGCAGCAGTATCAGCAACAATGTCAGCTTGGAATATTATGTCCTGCCGAACTTTAGGATTGCCGCATCGGGTGTGATCACCAAGTCCTACAACAGTGCTGAAAGTTTTACCTCACCTCAGAACTCCTATTTCTTGCTGAATAATGCCCCTGCAAATCAACGTGGTGGATATTCCCATGATTCCGGTGAAGGAATGAATGTTTCCGGTACATTATCGTTGAATTACGGACTCAACTTAGGTAAGCATGTGCTGAATGTATTGGCTGTATCGGAGATCATTTCGCGAAAATCAAAGACAACAGGGTACTCGGTTGTAGGGTTTCTGGACGACAGGTACCTGACCCCGAAAATGGCCAGCCAATATGCTACTGGATCTTTGCCCCGCTATACGGATTTAACAAGCCGTTTACTGGGTAATTTGGTCAATTTAACCTACAATTACGATCAGCGTTTCGTCTTGGAGAGCAATTTCCGCCTGGATGGTTCATCAGCGTTTGGTAAAGAAAAGCGATTTACAAGTTATTGGAGTACAGGTTTGGCGTATAACCTCCATGCTGAAAAATTCATGAAGGATTTCCCTGTTCGCATGTTGCGTATCTTCGGTAACTACGGAATCAGTGGCGCAGACTCCTTCAGCCCAACCATGACCAACACTGCATATTTAGCAGAAGCCAGAAATGGTATCTACTATAAGCAATTGGGATATAACTATGAATCGGAAGGAAACGCGAATTTAAGCTGGCCACAGATCCATTCTTTAAGCGCCGGTATTGACGGTTCAATTCTGGATGACCGCGTGAATATGCGTTTCAATGTGTACCATAAGCGTACGAAAAACATGGTTTCCGAGATTTCCGTTGCTCCTTCCATTGGCTTGGCATTGAACCAATATTTTGAGAACATTGGAGAAGTGACCAATAAGGGGGTGGAAGCCTATGTGAATCTGGAGGTGATACGTAATACGGGATCGGGTTTTTCATGGTTCCTAAACGCCTCAGCAGCGAAGAATACCAATAAACTGACGAAAATTTCAGACGCGTTGCGTAAGCTGAATGAAGACAATAATAAAAAAATGCCAGGGGAGGTGTTCATTCCGCAAACACCATATTTCGAAGAAGGGAAATCCTTAGATAATATCAAAGGTGTACTTTCCTTGGGTATTGACCCAGCCACAGGTAAAGAAATTTTTCAGCGCCGGGATGGTTCATTAACCAATGTATGGGATGCGATGGATATCCAAGTATTGGCAGAGGCCCAGCCTAAATTTGCCGGTAACTTTGGTACCACGCTAAATTATAAGGGATTCTCCATCCAAGCAATATTCAATTATGTCGTTGGGGTTCCAACCTATAATGGAACGTTAGTTTCCAAAATCGAAAATGTGGAACCTCGTTACAATGCAGATCGTCGCGCATTGGAGGAGCGTTGGAAACAGCCGGGAGATATTACCACTTATAAGGGGATAACCGAGAAAACAGCTACACAATTGACCAGCAGGTTTATCCAAGAGGACAACTCCATCAGACTCGGATCCTTAAACTTTAATTATGTGTTCAATGGCGATTGGATGACCAGATTGAAAATCCAACGTGCACGCGTCAACTTTTCCATGAATGATCTATTCCATATCAGCAGCATCCGCATGGAGCGCGGAACGGATTATCCTTTTGCGCGTACCTTCAACTTTGGACTATCTGTTGATTATTAA
- a CDS encoding FecR family protein — MHIDNNILNRYLQGTCSTEEQQLVEQWYAQLGEDVLLDDNRVEQIVAKLDARVPLEEIEEPVVDKKVRKLTHWLYAAAAAAILFVFGLFFFQPDQVANPALVDVKAPKGENSILVFEDNRELELDNLKIGDTVMGDGYLVTRNADGEISYTATDPEVDVIYNTVRTKAGGITSLVLADGSKVWLNSKSEIRYPVNFNPNYREVALKGEAYFEVEKAAERPFYVRSEGHTIKVLGTRFNVNNRPDGFMSTLLEGKIAVTNETTKLGDEANISYPVVLKPNEAFNGRQVTYVEDAQKVLDWKEGYFDLTGLTMEEAAEKMSIWYDVEFEMDGDIKNMELFGNISKDKSLRQVCELLKEILPVTYVIEDNKVKLKHLKK, encoded by the coding sequence ATGCATATAGATAACAACATATTGAACCGATACCTTCAAGGGACCTGTTCTACAGAAGAGCAACAACTTGTTGAGCAATGGTATGCCCAATTAGGGGAGGATGTGCTGTTGGATGATAATCGTGTGGAGCAGATCGTGGCGAAACTTGATGCGCGTGTGCCATTGGAGGAAATCGAAGAACCTGTAGTGGACAAGAAGGTCAGAAAACTAACCCATTGGTTGTATGCCGCGGCGGCAGCTGCCATACTATTCGTTTTTGGGCTGTTCTTTTTCCAGCCAGACCAAGTTGCGAACCCAGCCCTTGTTGATGTGAAGGCGCCAAAAGGTGAAAATTCCATTCTTGTTTTTGAGGATAACCGCGAATTGGAATTGGACAACCTGAAGATTGGGGATACTGTAATGGGTGATGGCTACTTGGTCACACGAAATGCAGACGGAGAAATCAGTTATACGGCAACCGATCCGGAAGTCGATGTGATATACAATACAGTTCGTACGAAAGCAGGAGGCATTACCTCTTTGGTCCTAGCGGATGGGTCAAAAGTATGGTTGAATTCCAAGTCGGAAATCCGATATCCGGTTAACTTTAATCCGAATTATCGTGAGGTGGCCTTAAAAGGGGAAGCCTATTTCGAAGTGGAAAAAGCAGCTGAACGTCCTTTTTATGTGCGTTCGGAAGGACATACGATTAAGGTGCTCGGAACACGCTTCAACGTGAACAACCGTCCTGATGGATTTATGTCCACGCTCTTGGAAGGTAAGATTGCCGTGACCAATGAAACGACCAAATTGGGTGATGAAGCGAACATTTCATACCCTGTCGTTCTGAAGCCGAACGAGGCATTCAATGGCCGTCAGGTCACCTACGTTGAAGATGCTCAGAAGGTGTTGGATTGGAAAGAAGGCTATTTCGATCTGACGGGATTGACCATGGAAGAGGCCGCAGAAAAGATGTCCATTTGGTATGATGTCGAGTTCGAAATGGACGGTGATATCAAGAACATGGAGCTCTTTGGAAACATTTCAAAGGATAAGAGTTTGCGGCAGGTGTGTGAGCTATTGAAAGAAATATTACCAGTTACCTATGTTATAGAAGACAATAAAGTTAAACTGAAACACCTAAAAAAATAA
- a CDS encoding RNA polymerase sigma factor, with the protein MHNYFILTDEELFDLVKKNEEPAFNELYNRYKRPMVGLALKKLDDDDAVEDIVHDLFIKLWANRENIQITQHFKSYIYRALRNKILDYFAHQVHERKYLDSLRLHGEGFVESADHQIRERQFLAELDRLMDKYSSQDRIILKMRIDGYSNTEIAEHLGLSEKTIRNKYSLIIKDLGGKLKILALFFFFLGT; encoded by the coding sequence ATGCATAATTACTTCATATTAACCGATGAGGAACTTTTTGACCTGGTCAAAAAGAATGAAGAGCCTGCGTTCAATGAACTCTATAATCGTTACAAGCGGCCTATGGTCGGTTTGGCACTCAAAAAATTGGATGATGATGACGCGGTCGAGGATATTGTCCACGATCTCTTCATCAAACTTTGGGCAAACAGAGAGAACATCCAGATTACACAACATTTCAAATCCTATATATATCGTGCACTGCGCAATAAGATATTGGATTATTTTGCCCATCAAGTCCATGAACGTAAATACCTAGATTCCCTACGTCTTCATGGGGAAGGGTTTGTCGAAAGTGCAGACCATCAGATCCGTGAAAGGCAGTTCCTGGCAGAGTTGGATCGCCTCATGGACAAATATTCTTCACAAGACCGCATTATTCTCAAAATGCGTATCGACGGCTATTCCAATACGGAAATTGCCGAACATTTGGGCCTTTCTGAAAAAACAATTCGAAACAAATACAGCTTGATTATCAAAGATTTAGGTGGTAAGTTGAAGATTCTTGCACTTTTTTTCTTTTTTTTAGGGACATAA
- a CDS encoding L-serine ammonia-lyase, with the protein MAKEQISIFDMFKIGIGPSSSHTLGPWRAAQRFVEVLESKGVLGEVKEIKILLYGSLAKTGVGHGTDIAVLLGLSGDDPVTFDVSDVVPKVDRIKTNQQLQLGGKKEIPFSYTDDLLFLYDQSLPFHPNAVTFQAFLANETAVSETYYSIGGGFVVQEGDTESFLSEIDLPFPIDTAQELMVACMRTGLKISELVLENELSWRPEQETKAGVLQIFQAIKECIYKGCHTEGVLPGGLHVERRAAKLNKRMLKGRSYTDFDSWVEAIRAGGRDFGYILDCVSCFALAVNEENASFGRVVTAPTNGAAGVIPAVLQYYIVFHDCYKEDKIIQFIATASEIGSIFKKGATISAAMGGCQAEIGVSSAMAAGALTECLGGSQRQVLMAAEIAMEHHLGLTCDPIGGLVQIPCIERNTMGAIKAITAAQLALQSNPDKAKVSLDAVVSTMWDTAQDMNIKYKETADGGLAIKVPLSLPEC; encoded by the coding sequence ATGGCAAAAGAGCAGATTTCTATTTTCGATATGTTTAAGATTGGGATTGGTCCCTCCAGTTCCCATACGTTAGGACCTTGGCGCGCAGCACAACGTTTTGTGGAAGTGCTTGAGAGTAAAGGTGTTTTAGGGGAGGTGAAGGAAATAAAAATCCTGCTGTACGGCTCATTGGCTAAAACGGGTGTCGGTCACGGAACGGATATTGCCGTGCTACTTGGTCTCAGTGGAGATGATCCCGTTACCTTTGATGTCAGCGATGTCGTGCCAAAAGTAGATCGTATAAAAACCAATCAACAGCTGCAATTGGGCGGGAAGAAGGAAATTCCATTTTCCTATACGGATGACCTGTTGTTCCTATATGACCAAAGTTTGCCATTCCACCCGAATGCTGTTACATTTCAAGCTTTCTTAGCGAACGAAACTGCTGTTTCGGAAACCTATTATTCTATTGGTGGTGGTTTCGTGGTGCAGGAAGGAGATACCGAGAGTTTCCTATCGGAGATTGATCTGCCTTTCCCGATAGATACTGCCCAAGAATTGATGGTGGCCTGTATGCGCACGGGTTTGAAAATTTCGGAACTGGTGCTGGAGAATGAATTGTCTTGGCGCCCGGAACAGGAAACCAAGGCAGGTGTGTTACAGATTTTCCAAGCCATTAAAGAATGTATCTATAAAGGTTGCCATACCGAAGGTGTGCTGCCCGGTGGCTTACATGTGGAACGCCGAGCTGCGAAATTAAACAAGCGCATGTTGAAGGGACGTTCCTATACCGACTTTGATTCGTGGGTGGAGGCGATACGTGCTGGTGGACGGGATTTCGGTTATATCCTGGATTGTGTCTCGTGTTTTGCACTTGCTGTAAATGAAGAGAATGCTTCCTTTGGTCGGGTTGTTACGGCGCCAACAAACGGTGCTGCAGGCGTAATTCCTGCCGTACTTCAGTATTACATTGTCTTCCATGATTGTTATAAAGAAGACAAGATTATTCAGTTTATAGCCACTGCTTCGGAAATCGGCTCTATTTTCAAAAAAGGGGCGACAATCTCAGCTGCTATGGGCGGATGTCAGGCAGAAATTGGCGTCTCATCGGCTATGGCCGCCGGCGCGCTGACGGAATGCTTGGGCGGATCCCAGCGCCAAGTATTGATGGCTGCGGAGATCGCGATGGAGCACCATTTAGGCCTCACCTGCGACCCTATAGGCGGTTTGGTGCAAATTCCATGCATCGAAAGAAATACCATGGGCGCTATCAAAGCCATTACCGCTGCCCAATTGGCATTGCAGTCCAACCCGGATAAAGCGAAAGTGAGTTTAGATGCCGTAGTAAGCACAATGTGGGACACTGCACAGGACATGAATATCAAGTATAAGGAGACCGCAGATGGAGGATTGGCAATAAAAGTACCGCTAAGCTTGCCTGAATGTTAG
- a CDS encoding glycoside hydrolase family 3 protein, which yields MIKKLLGIVLLSTVLVTAGFAQTKKADFVTFINQKHTWVDSVFNTLTPKQRIAQLFLVRAHTNLGQKYIDSVQRVIEREQLGGLVVFQGGPVRHANMFNKYQKASKVPLLITFDGEWGLGMRMPDSTISFPYQMTLGAIQNNNIIYEMGRQVARDFQRIGMHFNFAPVVDINNNPKNPVINFRSFGDDKLKVTAKAKAYMDGMVQGGILASLKHFPGHGDTDVDSHHDLPQLKFDRKRLDSLEIYPFRQLIQAGAPSVMVAHMNIPALDATPNMPSSISKKVVTDLLRNELGFKGLTVTDAMDMKGVKKFFPNGEADVMAIEAGHDLLEVSENSGRAIDLIQKAIASGRIKQADIDARVKKVLAAKLWVGLDKRQNVNTRNLIQDLNTPSAQSLVQRMADAAITLVKSERGLKRFDVRRGTAVVSVGIDKAQDFEKGLALQLTQHDQYYVKGNETEEQLEELIKAARGHRQIVLVVHDNRSRPRSELHFNDATKHFIDRLAGRRTVTVMFTNPYALNSVDVMRSSSILLGYQNDFFMQKAALKALLKQIKPEGRLPVTISKDLKNGDGI from the coding sequence ATGATTAAAAAACTTTTAGGAATAGTCTTACTGTCCACGGTGCTTGTTACTGCTGGTTTCGCGCAGACAAAAAAGGCTGATTTTGTGACTTTTATCAACCAAAAGCATACATGGGTTGATTCGGTATTTAATACATTGACACCGAAACAACGGATCGCTCAGTTATTTCTGGTTCGTGCGCATACGAATCTTGGACAGAAATACATCGATTCCGTACAACGTGTAATTGAACGGGAACAGTTAGGTGGTCTTGTTGTCTTTCAGGGAGGCCCTGTTCGCCATGCGAATATGTTCAACAAATACCAGAAAGCAAGTAAGGTGCCTTTGTTGATTACCTTTGATGGGGAATGGGGATTGGGCATGCGCATGCCGGATTCGACGATTTCTTTCCCATATCAGATGACCTTGGGTGCTATCCAGAATAATAACATTATCTATGAAATGGGCAGACAGGTTGCACGTGATTTTCAGCGCATAGGCATGCATTTCAATTTTGCTCCCGTTGTTGACATCAATAATAACCCGAAGAACCCCGTGATCAATTTCCGATCGTTTGGTGACGACAAGTTGAAAGTAACGGCCAAGGCCAAAGCCTATATGGATGGTATGGTTCAAGGTGGGATCCTAGCCTCTTTGAAACACTTCCCGGGTCATGGCGATACTGACGTGGATTCACACCACGATCTTCCCCAATTGAAGTTCGATAGAAAACGTTTGGACAGCTTGGAGATCTATCCTTTCCGCCAGTTGATTCAAGCGGGTGCACCATCGGTTATGGTGGCGCATATGAATATTCCGGCATTGGATGCCACGCCAAATATGCCATCTTCCATTTCTAAAAAGGTAGTCACTGACCTATTGCGCAATGAATTGGGCTTCAAGGGGCTGACTGTTACGGATGCGATGGATATGAAAGGGGTGAAGAAGTTTTTTCCGAATGGTGAAGCGGACGTCATGGCCATTGAAGCCGGTCACGATTTACTCGAGGTTTCGGAAAACTCCGGTCGTGCCATTGACCTCATTCAAAAAGCAATCGCTTCAGGAAGAATCAAACAGGCCGACATCGATGCGCGTGTTAAAAAAGTATTGGCAGCAAAACTTTGGGTTGGTCTGGATAAACGCCAAAATGTAAATACGCGGAACCTGATCCAAGACCTCAACACGCCAAGTGCGCAGAGTTTGGTGCAACGCATGGCCGATGCAGCAATCACGTTAGTGAAGTCCGAACGCGGATTGAAACGCTTTGATGTGCGCAGAGGAACTGCAGTTGTCAGCGTGGGTATCGATAAGGCGCAGGATTTTGAAAAAGGGTTAGCCTTGCAATTGACGCAGCATGACCAATATTATGTGAAGGGTAATGAAACCGAGGAACAGTTGGAGGAATTGATCAAGGCAGCACGGGGACATCGTCAGATTGTACTTGTTGTCCATGATAACCGATCTAGACCACGTTCCGAGTTGCATTTCAACGATGCTACCAAGCATTTCATCGACAGGTTGGCCGGTAGAAGAACAGTAACCGTTATGTTTACCAATCCGTATGCCTTGAATTCCGTAGATGTGATGCGCAGTTCATCCATTCTTTTGGGATACCAGAATGATTTCTTTATGCAAAAAGCGGCATTGAAGGCTTTATTGAAACAAATAAAACCAGAGGGGAGATTACCTGTTACGATTTCTAAGGATCTTAAGAATGGTGACGGAATTTAA
- a CDS encoding TetR/AcrR family transcriptional regulator gives MKETTFSRKERILQTALQLFASKGYLDTSTKEIASNAGVSEALIFKHFGNKDALLAHIVKSGYRKVLLHHKGMMTYKSAKDFLRNMVQLPGKLVAEEPLFWKLQERLSHHSFSKSQHELFIKPVQPIIQRAFLELGYPNPELETQFLLLIIDMLWKKEACGEIENAVELSRLVEQKYNLV, from the coding sequence ATGAAAGAAACAACATTCAGTAGAAAGGAAAGAATTTTACAGACAGCCTTGCAATTATTTGCGAGTAAGGGCTATTTGGATACCTCGACGAAGGAGATTGCCTCCAATGCTGGGGTTTCCGAAGCATTGATCTTTAAGCACTTCGGTAATAAGGATGCCCTATTGGCGCATATTGTTAAATCAGGCTATCGTAAAGTGCTGTTGCATCATAAAGGTATGATGACCTATAAGAGTGCAAAGGACTTTTTACGGAATATGGTGCAGTTACCTGGGAAATTGGTTGCGGAAGAGCCCTTGTTCTGGAAACTTCAGGAGCGTCTATCGCACCACAGTTTTTCAAAATCCCAACATGAATTGTTCATTAAGCCTGTTCAGCCCATTATCCAACGTGCTTTTTTAGAACTCGGTTATCCTAATCCGGAACTCGAAACCCAATTTCTTTTGTTGATTATCGATATGCTCTGGAAGAAGGAAGCCTGTGGTGAAATTGAGAATGCTGTTGAGCTGTCCCGTTTGGTTGAGCAAAAATACAACCTCGTGTAA